A window from Novosphingobium sp. CECT 9465 encodes these proteins:
- a CDS encoding single-stranded DNA-binding protein: MNNVNLVGRLTRTPELREVNRATSVATIFVATDRPKLNKDGHTYKGDDGFTVKETEYHKVTCFNGLAKAIAGNRKKGDLIAIEGRLHYTRWQDSDGNDRYGCEIIADRAEFY; the protein is encoded by the coding sequence ATGAACAACGTGAACCTCGTCGGCCGCCTGACCCGCACCCCCGAACTGCGCGAAGTCAATCGCGCCACCAGCGTCGCGACCATCTTCGTGGCGACCGATCGCCCGAAGCTCAACAAGGACGGCCACACCTACAAAGGCGACGACGGCTTCACCGTCAAGGAGACCGAATACCACAAGGTCACCTGCTTCAACGGCCTCGCCAAGGCGATCGCCGGCAACCGCAAGAAGGGCGACCTCATCGCCATCGAGGGACGCCTGCACTACACCCGCTGGCAGGACAGCGACGGCAACGACCGCTACGGCTGCGAGATCATCGCCGATCGCGCCGAGTTCTACTGA
- a CDS encoding type II toxin-antitoxin system Phd/YefM family antitoxin — protein MTPTIEKARSTDVSKRFGFYYDEAMTHPIAIERNGAARVVMLPASEFERLSRLDHLALSPQELSDEAIHAIRTATPSAGSVQNDQYVD, from the coding sequence ATGACCCCTACAATCGAAAAGGCCAGATCGACCGACGTGTCGAAGCGGTTCGGCTTCTATTACGACGAGGCGATGACGCATCCGATCGCAATCGAGCGCAACGGCGCTGCCCGCGTGGTCATGCTACCCGCCTCCGAGTTCGAACGCTTGTCCCGCCTCGATCACCTCGCGCTCTCGCCGCAGGAGTTGAGCGATGAAGCCATCCACGCCATCAGGACCGCGACGCCCAGCGCCGGGTCCGTCCAGAACGATCAGTACGTCGATTGA
- a CDS encoding DUF736 domain-containing protein: MNIGQIKQNDAGIFMGRISTLAVAMTIALKPVQSSNPRAPRYEIHALTPGRTWVQVGAFFELTSNNTGEAFLNGRIDDPSLAAPLQVSAFRQDDGSYNVVWQRAQKRRDVGAALGVKADDGEPALPFTADGRDVATSGAGDDTGDGLGASTAPVDERV, encoded by the coding sequence AGAACGACGCGGGCATCTTCATGGGCCGCATTTCCACCCTCGCGGTCGCGATGACGATCGCGCTGAAGCCGGTCCAGTCGTCCAATCCGCGCGCCCCGCGCTACGAGATCCATGCGCTCACCCCGGGCCGGACGTGGGTGCAGGTCGGCGCGTTCTTTGAACTCACCTCCAACAACACCGGCGAGGCGTTCCTCAACGGCCGCATCGACGATCCGTCGCTCGCCGCGCCGCTCCAGGTCTCGGCCTTCCGCCAGGACGACGGCTCGTACAACGTCGTGTGGCAGCGCGCCCAGAAGCGCCGCGACGTCGGTGCCGCGCTCGGGGTCAAGGCGGACGATGGCGAACCCGCGCTGCCTTTCACCGCCGATGGCCGTGACGTGGCGACCTCGGGCGCAGGCGATGACACCGGAGACGGGCTGGGTGCCAGCACCGCGCCGGTCGACGAGAGGGTCTGA